From Salvelinus fontinalis isolate EN_2023a chromosome 30, ASM2944872v1, whole genome shotgun sequence, one genomic window encodes:
- the dcxr gene encoding L-xylulose reductase isoform X1 — MEISFAGKRAIVTGAGKGIGRATALALARCGAEVVAVTRTRADLDSLLLECPSIRPVCVNLGDWGATEEALREAGGNVDLLVNNAAYATLQPFLEVTPDQFDISFNINVKAALHVSQIVARGMKARGTGGSIVNISSQASQCALQDHTVYCATKGALDMLTKVMALELGPYQIRVNSVNPTVVMTKMGRLAWSDPGKAKTMTSRIPLGRFAEVEDVVNSILFLLSDKSSMTNGVTLPVDGGFLAC; from the exons ATGGAAATCTCTTTCGCAGGCAAGCGGGCCATAGTCACGGGGGCAGGAAAAG GCATCGGCCGGGCCACGGCGCTTGCTCTGGCGCGCTGCGGGGCAGAGGTCGTGGCAGTCACACGTACGCGGGCTGACCTGGACAGCCTTCTGCTGGAG TGTCCGTCCATCAGGCCGGTGTGTGTGAACCTCGGGGACTGGGGGGCCACAGAGGAGGCGCTACGGGAGGCCGGCGGTAATGTGGATCTGCTGGTGAATAACGCAGCCTATGCTACGCTGCAGCCCTTCCTAGAGGTCACCCCCGACCAGTTTGACAT ATCCTTTAACATCAACGTGAAGGCTGCCCTCCATGTCTCTCAG ATCGTGGCTCGGGGTATGAAGGCCAGAGGAACAGGAGGCTCCATAGTGAACATCTCCAGCCAGGCGTCTCAGTGTGCCCTCCAAGACCACACCGTCTACT gtGCCACTAAAGGTGCTCTGGACATGCTGACTAAGGTTATGGCCCTGGAGCTTGGACCCTATCAG ATCCGTGTGAACAGTGTGAACCCCACAGTCGTGATGACTAAGATGGGGAGACTGGCATGGAGCGACCCTGGCAAGGCCAAGACCATGACCTCACGCATCCCTCTGGGACGATTCGCAG AGGTGGAGGATGTTGTGAACTCTATCCTGTTCCTGCTCAGCGATAAGAGTTCTATGACCAACGGTGTCACCCTGCCTGTGGACGGGGGCTTCCTGGCCTGCTAA
- the dcxr gene encoding L-xylulose reductase isoform X2: protein MEISFAGKRAIVTGAGKGIGRATALALARCGAEVVAVTRTRADLDSLLLECPSIRPVCVNLGDWGATEEALREAGGNVDLLVNNAAYATLQPFLEVTPDQFDISFNINVKAALHVSQIVARGMKARGTGGSIVNISSQASQCALQDHTVYCATKGALDMLTKVMALELGPYQIRVNSVNPTVVMTKMGRLAWSDPGKAKTMTSRIPLGRFRWRML, encoded by the exons ATGGAAATCTCTTTCGCAGGCAAGCGGGCCATAGTCACGGGGGCAGGAAAAG GCATCGGCCGGGCCACGGCGCTTGCTCTGGCGCGCTGCGGGGCAGAGGTCGTGGCAGTCACACGTACGCGGGCTGACCTGGACAGCCTTCTGCTGGAG TGTCCGTCCATCAGGCCGGTGTGTGTGAACCTCGGGGACTGGGGGGCCACAGAGGAGGCGCTACGGGAGGCCGGCGGTAATGTGGATCTGCTGGTGAATAACGCAGCCTATGCTACGCTGCAGCCCTTCCTAGAGGTCACCCCCGACCAGTTTGACAT ATCCTTTAACATCAACGTGAAGGCTGCCCTCCATGTCTCTCAG ATCGTGGCTCGGGGTATGAAGGCCAGAGGAACAGGAGGCTCCATAGTGAACATCTCCAGCCAGGCGTCTCAGTGTGCCCTCCAAGACCACACCGTCTACT gtGCCACTAAAGGTGCTCTGGACATGCTGACTAAGGTTATGGCCCTGGAGCTTGGACCCTATCAG ATCCGTGTGAACAGTGTGAACCCCACAGTCGTGATGACTAAGATGGGGAGACTGGCATGGAGCGACCCTGGCAAGGCCAAGACCATGACCTCACGCATCCCTCTGGGACGATTC AGGTGGAGGATGTTGTGA